GCGCGTGCCGCTGGCGGCGCTGGCCGGCATGCTCATGGCCACGGCGATCAAGATGAACGAGTGGGAAGAGATCCGCTGGATGTTCCGCCACCGCTTCAAGAGCGCTATTGCGCTGTTCTTCGTCACCATGTTCGCCACAGCGCTGCTCGACCTGACGCAGGCCATCATCATCGGCGTCGCGTTGAGCGCCCTGTTCTACATCTATCGCTCTAGCAACGTCTCGGTGACGCGCAAGGAAGTGGACGTGAAGATGTTGCAAGCGCGGGGGCACCAGATTGACAACACGCATCCCGACATCAACGTGGTGTACATCACCGGCCCGTTGTTCTTCGCCGCCGTGCAGGTCTTCCGCCGCGAGTTTGGCGATCATCAGTGCGCCCGCGTGCTCATCCTCTCGATGCGGGGCGTGCCGCTGATTGACGTGAGCGGATTGGAGCTAATCGAAGAAGTGCTCGAGGCGCAGCACGCCTGCGGCGGCGAGTTGATGCTGTGCGCCGTGCAGCCGGCCGTGCGCGAGATGCTCGATCGCTCGCGGCTGACCGAGGAGATCGGCGCGCACAACATCTTCTGGGCCGCCGATGCAGCCATTATCGAGGCGAACCGCCGGCTGAGCGCAGCGTGAGGCGATCGCCGGTCTCAAGTCGCCAGCCACGCCATCGTTTTGTCGGCCAGCCGGTCGAAGGCGCGTACGGCCAGCTCAAGGTGCTCAATCTTCGTGTCTTCATCCTTGTTGTGCGAGAGGCCGCGCAAGCTTTGCACGAACAGCATGACCGTGGGCACGCCCGCCCAGGCCATCTCGATCGCATCGTGACCAGGGCCGCTCGGCATGCGGTGCGAGGCGCCGTCGCCTACGGCCTCGCGAATGGCCTCGTCGCACAAATCCACCAGATGCGGGTGAAAGCGCTGCGGTGGCGATTGGTAGATCGTGCGCCAGGCGACGCCTACGCCTTCTTCATCGGCGATCCGTGCGCTCGCTGCGCGCGCCTCATCCACCATCGCTTGCAGCTGCGCGGCATCAATGTGACGCATGTCCAGGGTGATGGCACATTCGCCGGCGACAGCGGTTGGGATGTCGGGCGTGTTGCGCACGCGGCCGTTGGTGCCCACGCCGCCGTGGCGCACTGCGATCTCGCGCACAGCAAGCGCGAAGCGCGCCGCAGCCAGGAAGGCGTCGTGGCGCAGGTGCATGGGGAAGCCGCCGGCATGCGCCGCAACGCCGCTGAAGACAAGTTGATGCCGCTCAATGCCGTAGCAGCCGATCACTGCGCCGAGCGGTAAACCCAACGCCTCCAACACCGGCCCCTGCTCGATGTGCATCTCCAGATACGCGCCGGCGTCGGCGGTCTGCCGATGCGCTTGCTCCGCCGTCGCGATGTCCACACCGAAGGCGCGCACGGCGTCGGGCAGACGCACGCCGTCGGTATCGGCGAGCCGGCTGACCCATTCGAGGTTCAGCCGCCCGGCGACGGCGCTGGAGCCGAACAGGCTGCGCCCGAAGCGCGCACCCTCTTCGTCGGCCCAGTCCACCAGGCGCACAGTGACCGGCGGCGTGCCCTGGCCGGCGATGCGCCGGAGGACTTCCAGGCCGGCCAGCACCCCCAGGCAACCGTCCAGCCAGCCGCCGTTCGGCACGCTGTCCAGGTGGCTGCCCATGACCAGCGCGCGGTGCGATGCGCCGGGCAAAGTGGCCCACAGGTTGCCGGCCTCGTCCTGCTCAACCTCGACCGGCAGCTCGGCCAGCTTGGCGCGATACCACTCGCGCGCCCTGGCCCACGTCGGCGTCCAGGCCACGCGCTGCGCGCCGTTTGCGTCCGAGGTAAGCGCGGCCAGTTCGCGCAGGTCGGCGATGGCGCGCTGTGGGTTGAGTGAAGTTGACGGCATGACCAAACAATTCTATGCCGTCCAGCGGCCAGGCGCATGCTACGCCTGCGCCACGGCGCGCGCCAGTTTGCTCAGCACCGGCAGCGCGCACCGCATGCGCGTCGCGCTTGCCTCGTCGGGCTGGCCGAACGTCGTGTAGGTGACGCGCGAGGTTTCGACCTCGAACCAGCCGAGCACCGCCCTCCGCAAGTCAGGCCGGTGCTTGGTTGGGTCATCACAGGCGAAGCGCGCGAAGAAGTCCGACGCGGCACGGCGCAGTTCGGGTGTCACCTGCGCGGCGACAGCGTCCGGCTGCGGGCTGGTAATGCGCGCTTGCGCATCGAAGGCGGGATCGCCGGTCGGCAACGTCGGCCATCGGCTGGCCAGCGGAGGCACATCTTCTTGAAGCCCAAGGGGTTCGATCGTCATCGGCACGGGTGCCGGCGCAGGGAGATCGAACGCGAGCACACAGAACGGGGCGCGCAGGTAAGGACGCGAGTCGCCCTGGGCGAGATACCAGGCCCGCTGCCAGACGGAAGCGGAATCACCGTTGATTTGGCCGCGAAGGATTAGGCGCTGCCATCGGCGGGCGACGCTTCTGGCCGGATCGCCCGACTCCTCCGACACATCCTCCTGCACGGGCAATAGCTGCAGCATCTCCGCCATGCGTCGTTGCCCAACGGTGTTGCGTTGCCATAGCCAAGTGAACGTAGCGCCGCCCAAGAGCAGCGCACCCAGACCGATCAGACCTTTCATTAGCGCTCTTCTTTTCATGCACACGCCATTGTATGAGCCTTCATACTAAACAAACACTACACAAACTTTCACCAACCATTAACCATCCCAATTAATCATACCGGCCAGTTTAATTGATGAGCCAGCCACTCGCCATCGACATCGTCAAGCGCCGACCGGGAAGGCAGCCGGTTGAGCTGGGCAGCGCGGAGGATACGCGCCGCGCCATCTTTCAACACGCCATGCGCCTGATCAACGAGCGCGGCTACGAAGCGGTGTCTATGAGTGACATCGCGCGCGCTGCTGGGCTGACCAAGGCGACGCTGTATTACCACTTCCCCAGCAAAGCCGACCTGCTCACGTCGAGCGCGCTGGACATGCTACGCCGCGTGCAGCGCGACATCGAGCGCATCGTCAATGACCGGTCGCTCAGCGTGCGCCAGCGCCTAGAGCGTCTAGCGGTCGAGCGACAAAGCCGGCCGCTGGCTGCCACCTACAACGCCGCGATGATGGACGCGGCCATGCGCCAGTTGAGCCAGGTCCAACAGGCGCGTTTGCACGATGCGTTCGCACGGCTGAACGAACCACTGCTCCGGCTGGTGAAAGAGGGTATCGCCCAGGGCGAGCTGCGCGCCATAGACCCGGAGATCATCGCTCTGGCCTTTCGCCGTCTGTTCACCGAGCCGCGTCGCCCTTCCCCCGATGGAGACCACGAGGCAATCACTCGCGCGATGCTCGACGCCTTCTTTCATGGCGTCGCCAAGGAGTGACCGTCCGGTAGAGATCTGAGCTAACTGTTGTTTTCAAAGGAGTTTGCACGCATGTTCGAGAGGAGAAGTAGCAAGGCTGCGCAATCGGCAGTGAAGGCCGGCCGCGGCGCGTTGACATTCATCTTCATCACCGTTTTCATTGACCTGCTCGGGGTGGGCATCCTCATCCCAATCGCACCGTTCATCGTGCGCCAGTTCAACACCGACGCGCTGGCCGTGGCCATGCTCAGCGCATCGTATTCGCTCTTCCAGTTCGCAGCAGCACCGTTCCTCGGCTGGTTGAGCGACCGCTAC
The window above is part of the Candidatus Roseilinea sp. genome. Proteins encoded here:
- a CDS encoding Zn-dependent hydrolase, which gives rise to MPSTSLNPQRAIADLRELAALTSDANGAQRVAWTPTWARAREWYRAKLAELPVEVEQDEAGNLWATLPGASHRALVMGSHLDSVPNGGWLDGCLGVLAGLEVLRRIAGQGTPPVTVRLVDWADEEGARFGRSLFGSSAVAGRLNLEWVSRLADTDGVRLPDAVRAFGVDIATAEQAHRQTADAGAYLEMHIEQGPVLEALGLPLGAVIGCYGIERHQLVFSGVAAHAGGFPMHLRHDAFLAAARFALAVREIAVRHGGVGTNGRVRNTPDIPTAVAGECAITLDMRHIDAAQLQAMVDEARAASARIADEEGVGVAWRTIYQSPPQRFHPHLVDLCDEAIREAVGDGASHRMPSGPGHDAIEMAWAGVPTVMLFVQSLRGLSHNKDEDTKIEHLELAVRAFDRLADKTMAWLAT
- a CDS encoding TetR family transcriptional regulator codes for the protein MSQPLAIDIVKRRPGRQPVELGSAEDTRRAIFQHAMRLINERGYEAVSMSDIARAAGLTKATLYYHFPSKADLLTSSALDMLRRVQRDIERIVNDRSLSVRQRLERLAVERQSRPLAATYNAAMMDAAMRQLSQVQQARLHDAFARLNEPLLRLVKEGIAQGELRAIDPEIIALAFRRLFTEPRRPSPDGDHEAITRAMLDAFFHGVAKE